A stretch of the Lactuca sativa cultivar Salinas chromosome 9, Lsat_Salinas_v11, whole genome shotgun sequence genome encodes the following:
- the LOC111886448 gene encoding transcription termination factor MTERF4, chloroplastic, which translates to MKMISYNHIPKSSILIVQHEISTLTFCKPLTPTILISNQYQKRINFITKLQCSVSSRPYASNSVDSKSDSVRMNRKQGGSSSIYSRASLLEMKNERIANRARVYDFLKSIGIEPDELDGLELPVTVDVMKERVDFLHTLGLTIEDINNYPLVLGCSVKKNMIPVLDFLGKLGVRRSTLTDFLRRYPQVLHASVVVDLAPVVKYLEGMDIKPNDIPRVLEKYPEVLGYKLEGTMSTSVAYLVGIGVARREIGGVLTRYPEILGMRVGRVIKPFVDYLESLGIPTLAVARLIETRPHILGFGLEQKVKPNVNSLKQFGVREASISSVIAQYPEIIGLDLGSRLLKQQSFLNSIIDFSHEDFGKIIEKMPQIVSLSNTPVIKHVDFLKNCGFSLDQVKKMVVGCPQLLALNMDIMKLNFDYFESKMGRELDELVDFPAFFTYGLESTIRPRHRMVAKKGLKCSLAWLLNCSDAKFEERMNYDTIDMEEMEDDSSFDMNTLMEPRNDGSDSDFDEDSDEEYL; encoded by the coding sequence ATGAAGATGATAAGCTATAATCATATTCCAAAATCAAGTATTTTAATCGTGCAGCATGAGATATCTACCCTTACGTTTTGCAAGCCTCTAACACCAACTATACTGATTTCAAATCAATACCAGAAGAGAATCAATTTCATCACAAAATTACAATGTTCTGTTTCCAGTAGACCATATGCATCAAACTCAGTAGACTCCAAATCAGACTCTGTTCGTATGAACCGAAAACAAGGAGGATCCTCATCAATATACAGCCGTGCTAGCTTACTAGAAATGAAGAACGAAAGGATTGCAAATCGAGCCCGTGTTTATGATTTCTTAAAAAGTATCGGTATAGAACCAGATGAGCTTGATGGGTTGGAGCTTCCTGTAACAGTTGATGTCATGAAAGAACGTGTTGATTTTCTTCACACATTAGGGTTAACAATAGAAGACATTAACAATTACCCTCTTGTCCTCGGTTGTAGTGTCAAGAAAAACATGATCCCAGTCCTTGATTTTTTAGGTAAGTTGGGTGTTAGGCGATCTACTTTGACAGATTTCTTGAGAAGATACCCTCAAGTTCTTCATGCCAGTGTTGTGGTAGATCTTGCACCTGTTGTTAAATATCTAGAAGGCATGGACATCAAACCAAATGACATTCCTAGAGTTCTTGAAAAGTATCCGGAAGTTTTGGGGTATAAACTTGAAGGGACAATGAGCACATCTGTAGCTTATTTGGTGGGAATTGGAGTTGCAAGAAGAGAAATTGGTGGGGTTTTGACTCGATATCCAGAGATTCTTGGAATGAGAGTTGGAAGAGTGATTAAACCCTTTGTTGATTATCTTGAAAGTTTAGGGATACCAACATTAGCTGTCGCCAGGCTAATCGAAACACGGCCCCACATACTCGGGTTCGGACTTGAACAAAAAGTCAAACCAAATGTCAACTCTCTAAAACAATTTGGTGTCAGGGAGGCGTCTATTTCCTCTGTCATTGCACAGTATCCTGAAATCATAGGTTTGGACCTTGGGTCAAGGTTACTAAAACAACAAAGCTTCCTCAATTCCATAATCGATTTCAGTCATGAAGATTTTGGGAAAATTATTGAGAAAATGCCACAGATTGTGAGCTTGAGTAACACACCGGTTATCAAGCATGTGGATTTTTTGAAAAATTGTGGGTTCTCATTAGATCAAGTGAAAAAGATGGTTGTTGGGTGTCCACAACTGCTTGCTTTGAATAtggatataatgaaattaaattttgattattttgaaagcaaGATGGGACGGGAGTTGGATGAGTTGGTTGATTTTCCGGCTTTTTTTACTTATGGTTTGGAGTCGACTATAAGACCAAGGCATCGGATGGTTGCTAAAAAGGGACTTAAATGTTCTCTTGCTTGGCTTCTTAACTGTTCTGATGCCAAGTTTGAGGAACGGATGAATTACGACACGATTGATATGGAGGAGATGGAAGATGATTCGTCATTTGATATGAATACTTTAATGGAACCCAGAAATGATGGATCGGATTCTGATTTTGACGAGGACAGTGATGAAGAGTACTTGTAG